The DNA window CGCCGGCCTGGACGTCGATCCCGGGTTCACCGCCACGCCCGAGCTGTGGGCCGAGACCGTCCGGCTGCGCCAGGCGGTGCGCGCGCTGTTCGCGCGCGCGGTGGCCCCCGAGCCGCCCAGCCGGGCGGACGCGGACGGACTGCCGGGCTTCGCCGAGTCGCTGGCGCTGGTCAACGCCCGCGCGCTGGCCGCGCCGCGCGCTCCGCAACTGTCCTGGGACGGGCGGCCCGCCCTCGTCACGGTGCCCGCCGTGCCCGCCGGGGAGCCGGAGCGGCTGCTCGGCGCGCTGGCCACGGACGCGGTCGAGTTCCTGGCGAGCCCGGAGCGGATCCGGCTGCGCACCTGCCTCGCGCCGCGCTGCGTGCTCTATTTCCTGAAGGAGCACCCGCGCCAGGAGTGGTGCTCGACGGCCTGCGGCAACCGCGCGCGGGCGGCCAGGCACTACCGGGAGCACAAGAAATAGCCCGCACCTAACGCCATATCGCCCCTTTCGCCGTTATAGTCCCTGTAACGGCAACTCCGCCATGCATCCGTGAGAAAGTAGGGGCGACATGTCGTTCGCGACCGGTCACATCGGGCTCAACGTCACCGACCTCGACACGTCCAAGGCGTTCTACCAGCGCGTCTTCGGCTTCACCGTGGCGGGCGAGTCGCAGCACGACGGGCGCAGGTACGCCTTCCTGGCCCAGGACGGCACGCTCGTGCTGACGCTCTGGCAGCAGAGCGAGGGCCGCTTCGCCACCGGGCTGCCGGGGCTGCACCACCTGTCGTTCCAGGTCGCCGACCTCGCGGCGGTGCGCGCGGCCGAGAAGGTCGTCAGGGAGCTCGGCGCACCGGTCTACCACGACGGCGTGGTGCCCCACGGCGAGGGCGCGCCCTCAGGCGGCGTCTTCTTCGAGGACCCCGACGGCATCCGCCTGGAGATCTTCGCCCCCGACGGCGCCGGCGACCGCCCCGCCCCCACGGCGGCCCCCACCTGCGGGTTCTTCTGATCCCTGATCAGGACGGGACGTACGGGCTCACCACGTCCACCACCCAGGTGACGCCGAAGCGGTCCTTCAGCATGCCGTAGAGGGGCGCCCAGTCGGCGGGCCCGAACGGCCGCAGCACGCTCGCCCCGTCGGCGAGCCCGTCCCAGCAGGCGGTCACCTCGTCGGCGTCCTGGCCGCGCAGCGCGAGGAAGAACGCGTTCTGACCCTGGTCCCACGGCTGGCCCGACGGCACGTCGTAGGCCATAACGCGGAACCCGTTGGGGGCGCTCACCTGCCCCCACATGATCTGGTCGGCCTCGGCCGGGTCCTGGACGTTCCCGGCGTCCTTGTAAGTGACCGCGACCAGGTCGCCGCCGAACACGGACCGGTAGAAGGCGAGCGCCTCGCGGGCGTCGCCACGGAAGTTGAGGTGGGTCACGGCGTCGACGGACATGATCGCTCCTTGCGCGGTCGATGGACGGTCATCGAGCGGGCGGTCTGCCCTTCCCGCTCGATGACCACCGTGCCGGTCGAAGCGGCCAGGTCGTGTCCTCTTCCTGCCGCGACCTCCCGCGGCGGCCACAGCAGGAAACCGTCACCACTATACGAACGCCAGTTCGATATCGCTAGACGGCGAACGCCTTGCGGTACGCGGACGGCGACGTCCGCATGGCCCTGGTGAAGTGGCGCCGGAACGTCACCGCGCTCTCGAACCCCACCGCCGCCCCGATCTCCTCCACCGGCGCCCCGGTGGACTCCAGCATCGGCAGGCTGGCCGCCACCCGCTGCGCGATCACCCACCGCAGCGGGCTGGTGCCGGTCCGCCGGTGGAAGTGCCGGATGAACGAACGCTGCGACATCGTCGCCACGCGGGCCAGGTCGGCCACGGTGATCGGCCCGGACAGGTGCTCCAGGGCCCACGCCATCGCCCGCGCCACCGGGTCACCGCCGCCGACCGGCGCGACCGCCGCCTCGATGAACTGGGCCTGCCCGCCCTCCCGGTGCGGCGGCACGACCAGGCGGCGGGCGACGGCGTTGGCGACGCGCGGGCCGTGGTCGGTCCTGACGAGGTGGATCAGCAGGTCGAGCCCGGCGGCGCTGCCCGCGCTGGTCAGCACGTCGCCGTCGTCCACGTACAGGACCGAGGGGTTGACCCGGACGGCGGGGAAGCGCTCCTGGAGCAGGGCGGCGTACCTCCAGTGGGTGGTGGCGGGACGGCCGTCGAGCAGCCCGGCGGCGGCCAGCGCGAAGGCGCCCGAGCAGATCGACACCATCCGCGCGCCGCGCCCGTGCGCCCGGCGCAGCGCGGCGACGAGCGGGCCGGGCACCGGCCCGCGCACGTCCGCCACCCCGGGCACGATCACCGTGTCGGCCTCGGCCAGCGCGTCGAGGCCGTGCCCGGCGGTCATGGTGAAGCCGCCCACCACGCGCAGCGGCTCGGGGGACGACGCGCACACCTTGAGGTCGTACCAGGGCACGCCGAACTCCGCCAGCTCGGGACGCGGCAGCCCGAACAGCTCCACCACGCAGCCCAGCTCGAACGGCGCCATCCCGTCGAAGGCCAGCGCGGCGACCCGGTGCGGCCGGGCCGGGTCGGGGAGGAGCATGAGCGCATGTTAGCCGGGCCCCTCCAGCGGCAGAGGAAGTGCATGCATATCTCGGCGGTACAGACGGTTCTCCCCGATCACCGCTACGAGCAGGCGGAGATCACGGAGGCCTTCGCCCGCCTGACCGACTGTGACGAGGACCTCCTGCGGCGCTTCCACGAGGCGACCGGCGTGACGGGCCGCAGTCTCGCGCTCCCGCTGGAGGAGTACGCCAAGCTCGACTCGTTCGGCCGGGCCAACGACGCCTACGTGGAGATCGGCCTCGACCTGACCGAGCGCGCGCTGACGGCGGCGCTCGACCAGGCGGGCGTGGAGCCGAAGAGGGTCGATCACCTGCTGTTCTGCTCGACCACGGGCCTCGCCACGCCCTCGCTGGACGCGCGGCTGGCCAAACGGATGGGGCTGCGGCCGGACATCAAGCGGCTGCCGGTGTTCGGGCTCGGATGCGCGGCGGGGGCGGCCGGCCTCTCCCGCCTGTACGACTACCTGCGCGGCTGGCCCGACCACGTCGCGGTCCTCGTGTGCCTGGAGCTGTGCTCGCTCACCATCCAGCGCGACGACACCTCGATCGCGAACCTCGTGGCGAGCGGCCTGTTCGGCGACGGCGCGGCGGCCGTCGTGGCGACCGGGCGCGGGCGGGGGCCGGAGGTCGTGGCGACCCGCAGCCGCCTGTATCCCGGCACCGAGCACCTGATGGGCTGGGAGGTCGGCGGCCACGGCTTCCGCCTGGTGCTGGACGCCGACCTGACGAGTTTCGTCGAGGAGGTGCTGGCGGGCGACATCCGGGCCTTCCTCGCCGACTACGGGCTGACCCCCGACCAGGTCGGCACGTGGATCTGCCACCCCGGCGGCCCCAAGGTCATCGAGAAGATCGTGGAGACGCTGGACCTCCCGCCCAAGGCGGTCGAGGTGACCTGGCGCTCGCTGCGCCGGCACGGCAACCTGTCGTCGGTGTCGGTGCTCAACGTGCTGCAGGAGACGCGCGGCCGGCCGGGGGCGCCCGCGGTGCTGATGGCCCTGGGACCGGGCTTCTCCGCCGAGCTCCTCCTGCTGCACTGGTGAGCGCCTACCTGGTGCTGATCGGGCTGGTCGTCATGGAACGGCTGGCCGAGCTGGTCGTGGCCCGGCGCAACCTGGCGTGGGCGCGCTCGCGGGGCGGCGTCGAGCACGGCCGCGGCCACTATCCGTGGATCGTGGCGGCGCACGTGGGGCTCCTGGTGGCCGCGCCGGCGGAGGTGTGGCTGTTCGGCAGGCCGTTCGTGCCTGCGCTGGGCTGGCCGATGCTCGCCGTGGTGCTGCTCGCGCAGGCGTTGCGCTGGTGGTGCATCGCGACGCTGGGGCGGCAGTGGAACACGCGGGTGGTCGTGGTGCCGGGGCTGCCGCTGGTGGGCGGCGGGCCGTACCGGTGGGTGCGGCACCCCAACTACGTGGCCGTCGTGGCGGAAGGGGTGGCGCTCCCGCTCGTCCACACCGCCTGGCTCACCGCGCTGGTCTTCACCGCGGTCAACGCGGTTCTTCTGACGATTCGGATCACCTCGGAGGACCGGGCGCTGGCATCCTGTAGCTCATGAGAGAAGAGTTGCTGCCGATGCTGCGCGGGGCCGCCCAGCGCACCGCCGACCTGGTCACGAGCATCCCCGAGGAGGAGTTCGGCCGGCCGACGCCGTGCCCGGAGTTCGACGTCAGGGGGCTGGTCAACCATCTGGAGTGGGGCGCCTCGCTGTTCGAGTCGGTCGCGGGCGGCGGCGGGTTCCTCCCGCCCAAGGAGTACACCGGCGACTTCCCCGAGCGGGTCGAGCGCATGCTGATCGCCTGGGACAAGCCGGAGTCGTGGGAGGGCGTCAGCGAGGCCATGGGCGGGCTGCCCCGCATCGTCCTCGCCCACATGGCGCTCACCGACCTGGTCGCCCACGGCTGGGACCTCTCCCGGGCGACCGGGCGCGGCTACGAGGTGGAGGAGGCGACCGCGGCCAGGCTGCTCGCCTTCGCCAGGGACATGGCGCCGATCGGCCGGGCGCGCGGCGCCTTCGGCGAGGAGGTCTTCGTGCCGGACGACGCGCCCACGCTGGAGAGGTTCCTCGGCCTCATCGGCCGGGATCCGGCCTGGAGACCGTGATCGGCTCCAGCCCCTCGGGCTGCTTGCCGGGGTGGAGCCCGGTGAGGAGGCAGCTGACGGTGTAGAGGTGCCAGGCGAGCGCGGGCTTCTTGACCACCGGGTCGGCGAACAGGGCCCGCGCCTCGTCGGGGTTCACGATGGGCGCGAGCGCGTCGAGGCTGCCGAGCACCTGCCGGCGCAGCACGTCGGTGAGCGCCGGTCCCGGGCTGGTCCGCCAGCTCCAGCCGCCGCCGGTCTTCACGGTCGGCATGTGCGGCGGCGGGACGTGGGTCCAGGGCAGCCGCCGGGTCAGGCCCTCCGCGAAGCGCCACGGCTTGCCCTCGATCGGCACGTCACGCAGGCGGGGCGCGAAGCGCAGGACGAGCTGGTAGATCACCTCTTCCGACAGCCGCCAGCGCTGGTCGAGGGCGAGCGCCGCGCGCACCACCCGGTTGTCCAGGAACGGCCGCACCGGATCGCCGCGGCGCAGCGCCCCGGCGCGCGCGCTGGCCTGCCAGCGGCCGACCTTGTACCAGATGTAGATGTGGTCGAGGGCCTCCAGCCGGTCGGCCCGCTCCTGCCAGGGGCGGGCCAGCTCGCGGGCGTGCTCGTTGGCCGCGGCCGTGAACAGCTTGTCGTCCTTGACGAAGGTCGTGGTGATCCTGCGCAGCAGGGCCTTGTCGCCGAGATCGGTCTGCAGGAGGTTGAGGCTGCCCGCGCGCAGCGTCTCGCCGCTCTGCCCGGACATGGTGGGCTTGCCGGAGTACGGCAGGTAGCTCACGATCGACTCGTACGCCGAGGTCATGCCCTCGCACGTGCGCAACGTCTCCCAGGCGCGGGCCAGCGGGTGCTCCACCAGCACGGCGTCCTTCGCGGCCGTCTGCGGCGGCGCGATGACCGTGTGCTCGACCTTCAGCTCGGCGGCGATCCGGCGCGCGATGATCACGTCGGGGTGGGTGTCGAGGCCGTTCGTCGTCACCCTGAACGGCACCCGCGCGGCGTGCAGCAGCGCCGCCAGGATCCGGGTGTCGCGCCCGCCGGTCAGCGCCAGGTTGACCGGCTCGCCCAGGGAGCGCAGCGGCGCGACGGTGGCGAGCAGCGCGTCGGCCAGCTCGTCCACGGCGGCCCGCTTGGCCCGGCGGCTCGCCGGGGGCGGCGCCGCCTGCGGCAGCGGGGTCTCGGTGATCACGCGCCGGCCGTCGCGCACCTCGACGCGCGTGCTCGGCCGCAGCGCCGACACCCCCTTGTACGGCGTCTCGTCCGACAGGAAGAACCCCTGACGGGCCATCGTCTGGAGCGCCAGGACGTCGTGTTCGACGCGGTCGCCCGGCTGGGCCACCAGGTGCACGAGCAGGGCGCGGCTGCCGACGAGGTGCAGGTCGGGCGTCTCGGCGTGGAAGACGGGGCACACCCGGTTGATCGCCGTGCCCGCGCCCAGCTCGCCGTCGCGGGCGTACCAGGAGGAGAAGCAGCCGCCCAGCGTCTCGCCGGGGCCGCCGGGCAGCCGGGCGACGTCGGCGGGGTCGGCCAGGTGGCCGTTCAGCCCGATGACCCGGCCGCCGTGCTCGGACAGCAGCGGCGGCTGCCGGAGGTCGTCGGGCTCGTTGGTCCAGCCGAGCAGGGAGACGCCTCTTCCGTGCCACTCCTTGCCGCGGATGACGTCGGGGGGCACCGGGAAGGCGAGCTCGATGACGGAACGGGCCTTCTCCAGGACATGGAGAGGGATCTCACCGTGCTTCGCGGCTATACCGAGGTAGACGCGCATGTCCGTCACATCTATCTCATTTGCTCCGATTGTCACAACTGATCACGTATCGATCGCGGTTTGTGCTCGCTTGCGTCACCGCCCCGGCGAACGACAGGTCAGGTCCGTCGTAAGAGGTCGGAGGTGGTTGAGAGATGAGAATCCGCCCGTTGGCCATCGGCGCCGGCTTGGTCACCGTCCTCGTGCTCGCCGGGTGCGGGGGCTCCGGCGGCAGCGCGGGAAGCGCCGAGAACGCCAACGCCCCGAGGGCGTCCCAGTTGCCTGTCCGTCCGGAGTCGACCAGCGCGGACGAGCAGGACGAGCAGGAGACGGCCACGGCCCAGATCTCCACGTTCGCGCTGGACGTGGACACCGCCTCGTACGGCTACGCCCGCCGCGCCCTCGGCGAGGGCCGCTGGCCCGAGCCGGACCGGATCCGCCCCGAGGAGTGGGTCAACGCCTTCCGCCAGGACTACGAGCAGCCGCCGGACGACGGGTTCACGGTGCACGTGGACGGCGCCCTGCTGCCCGGCGGCCGGGACGAGGCCGTGCTGCGGGTGGGCCTGCAGACCCGCGCCACCGAGGCCGCCGCGCGCCGGCCCGTCAACCTCACCTTCGTGGTCGACGTGTCCGGCTCGATGGCCGAGACCGGCCGCCTCGACCTGGTGAAGTCCTCGCTGCGCACGCTGCTCGACCAGCTCGCGCCCGGCGACCAGGTGTCCATCGTGGCCTTCAGCGACGAGGCCGAGGTGCTCGCCTCGATGACCCCGCTCACCGCCCGCGCCGAGCTGCTCGCCGCCGTGGACCGGCTCGACGTCGAGGGCGGCACCAACCTGGAGAGCGGCCTCGTCACCGGCTACCAGGAGGCGGCCAAGGCGTTCCGCCCCGCCGCCACCAACCGCGTCATCCTCCTCTCCGACGGCCTCGCCAACCAGGGCGAGACCGCGTGGCAGGGCATCCTCGCCCAGGTGAAGGAGTACGCGGGCCGCCAGGTCACGCTGCTCACCGTCGGCGTCGGCCGCGAGTACGGCGACACCCTGATGGAACAGCTCGCCGACAACGGCGACGGCATGGCCGTCTACGTCAGCTCCCAGGAGGACGCCGACAAGCTCTTCACCACCCAGCTCACGGCCACCGTCGAGCTGCGCGCCCGCGACGCCAAGGCGCAGGTGGTCTTCAACCCGTCCGTCGTCGACACCTACCGCCTCATCGGCTACGAGAACCGCGCCCTGTCCACCGAGGAGTTCCGCGACGACAGCCGCGACGGCGGCGAGATCGGCCCCGGCCACGCCGTGACCGCCCTCTACGCGCTCAAGCTCAAGCCGGGGGCGCGCGGGCAGCTCGCCCAGGCCACGGTCCGCTGGCAGGACCCCGACACCCGCGAGGCGTCCGAGGCCGGCAAGTCGCTGCGGGCCGCCGACCTGGCCAAGGGCGTCTGGGACAAGGGCACGCCGGTCCGGCTCCAGGTGGACGTGCTGGTGGCGGCGTTCGCGATGTACCTGCGGGAGCGCGAGGCGTTCGGGCTCGGCCTGCCGGACCTCGCCGAGCACTCCTCCCGGCTCGCCTCCCTGTCGGAGGACCCGATGGTGACCGAGCTGACGACGCTCATCGACAAGGCCCGCTCGGTCGGCTGACCCCGGCGCCTCCAGGAAAACGGTTTGCGGGCCGCCCGCCGGGCCGAGCAAGGTGTCAGGCATGACACGGCACGTCCTGATCACCCCACCGGTCCGGCTCGGCGAGACCGTCCTGCCCGACGGCCGCCGCCTGGCCCGCGCCGAATGGGGGCCGGCGACGGGGACACCGGTCGTGCTCTGCCCGGGGGCGGGCACGAGCCGGTGGCTCGGCTTCGGCGCGGACGTCGTGGACGAGCTCGGCGTCCGCCTCATCTCCCTCGACCGGCCCGGCCTCGGCTCCTCCGACCCCGACGCCGGCCGCACCCTGACCTCCTGGGCCGCCGACGTGGCCGCCCTTGGCCTGGACGAGCCGCGGGTGGTCGGCTTCTCGCAGGGAGCGCCGTTCGCGCTGGCGTGCGCGTTCGTCCCGGGCGTCCGCCGGGTGGCGGTCGTCTCGGGCGCCGACGAGGTCGCCACCATGACCGGCGCGCTGCCCGGCCACTTCCGCGAGCTGGTCGAGACGGTCGCCGCCGACCCGGCCGCCGCCGAGACGTTCTT is part of the Nonomuraea coxensis DSM 45129 genome and encodes:
- a CDS encoding CGNR zinc finger domain-containing protein — its product is MSLTLDFVSTIRAERSGQVDRLADPGGLTAWARERAAGLDVDPGFTATPELWAETVRLRQAVRALFARAVAPEPPSRADADGLPGFAESLALVNARALAAPRAPQLSWDGRPALVTVPAVPAGEPERLLGALATDAVEFLASPERIRLRTCLAPRCVLYFLKEHPRQEWCSTACGNRARAARHYREHKK
- a CDS encoding VOC family protein, producing the protein MSFATGHIGLNVTDLDTSKAFYQRVFGFTVAGESQHDGRRYAFLAQDGTLVLTLWQQSEGRFATGLPGLHHLSFQVADLAAVRAAEKVVRELGAPVYHDGVVPHGEGAPSGGVFFEDPDGIRLEIFAPDGAGDRPAPTAAPTCGFF
- a CDS encoding VOC family protein, encoding MSVDAVTHLNFRGDAREALAFYRSVFGGDLVAVTYKDAGNVQDPAEADQIMWGQVSAPNGFRVMAYDVPSGQPWDQGQNAFFLALRGQDADEVTACWDGLADGASVLRPFGPADWAPLYGMLKDRFGVTWVVDVVSPYVPS
- a CDS encoding helix-turn-helix domain-containing protein encodes the protein MLLPDPARPHRVAALAFDGMAPFELGCVVELFGLPRPELAEFGVPWYDLKVCASSPEPLRVVGGFTMTAGHGLDALAEADTVIVPGVADVRGPVPGPLVAALRRAHGRGARMVSICSGAFALAAAGLLDGRPATTHWRYAALLQERFPAVRVNPSVLYVDDGDVLTSAGSAAGLDLLIHLVRTDHGPRVANAVARRLVVPPHREGGQAQFIEAAVAPVGGGDPVARAMAWALEHLSGPITVADLARVATMSQRSFIRHFHRRTGTSPLRWVIAQRVAASLPMLESTGAPVEEIGAAVGFESAVTFRRHFTRAMRTSPSAYRKAFAV
- a CDS encoding type III polyketide synthase, translated to MHISAVQTVLPDHRYEQAEITEAFARLTDCDEDLLRRFHEATGVTGRSLALPLEEYAKLDSFGRANDAYVEIGLDLTERALTAALDQAGVEPKRVDHLLFCSTTGLATPSLDARLAKRMGLRPDIKRLPVFGLGCAAGAAGLSRLYDYLRGWPDHVAVLVCLELCSLTIQRDDTSIANLVASGLFGDGAAAVVATGRGRGPEVVATRSRLYPGTEHLMGWEVGGHGFRLVLDADLTSFVEEVLAGDIRAFLADYGLTPDQVGTWICHPGGPKVIEKIVETLDLPPKAVEVTWRSLRRHGNLSSVSVLNVLQETRGRPGAPAVLMALGPGFSAELLLLHW
- a CDS encoding isoprenylcysteine carboxyl methyltransferase family protein; translated protein: MSAYLVLIGLVVMERLAELVVARRNLAWARSRGGVEHGRGHYPWIVAAHVGLLVAAPAEVWLFGRPFVPALGWPMLAVVLLAQALRWWCIATLGRQWNTRVVVVPGLPLVGGGPYRWVRHPNYVAVVAEGVALPLVHTAWLTALVFTAVNAVLLTIRITSEDRALASCSS
- a CDS encoding TIGR03086 family metal-binding protein, which translates into the protein MREELLPMLRGAAQRTADLVTSIPEEEFGRPTPCPEFDVRGLVNHLEWGASLFESVAGGGGFLPPKEYTGDFPERVERMLIAWDKPESWEGVSEAMGGLPRIVLAHMALTDLVAHGWDLSRATGRGYEVEEATAARLLAFARDMAPIGRARGAFGEEVFVPDDAPTLERFLGLIGRDPAWRP
- a CDS encoding asparagine synthase-related protein encodes the protein MRVYLGIAAKHGEIPLHVLEKARSVIELAFPVPPDVIRGKEWHGRGVSLLGWTNEPDDLRQPPLLSEHGGRVIGLNGHLADPADVARLPGGPGETLGGCFSSWYARDGELGAGTAINRVCPVFHAETPDLHLVGSRALLVHLVAQPGDRVEHDVLALQTMARQGFFLSDETPYKGVSALRPSTRVEVRDGRRVITETPLPQAAPPPASRRAKRAAVDELADALLATVAPLRSLGEPVNLALTGGRDTRILAALLHAARVPFRVTTNGLDTHPDVIIARRIAAELKVEHTVIAPPQTAAKDAVLVEHPLARAWETLRTCEGMTSAYESIVSYLPYSGKPTMSGQSGETLRAGSLNLLQTDLGDKALLRRITTTFVKDDKLFTAAANEHARELARPWQERADRLEALDHIYIWYKVGRWQASARAGALRRGDPVRPFLDNRVVRAALALDQRWRLSEEVIYQLVLRFAPRLRDVPIEGKPWRFAEGLTRRLPWTHVPPPHMPTVKTGGGWSWRTSPGPALTDVLRRQVLGSLDALAPIVNPDEARALFADPVVKKPALAWHLYTVSCLLTGLHPGKQPEGLEPITVSRPDPGR
- a CDS encoding vWA domain-containing protein, with the translated sequence MRIRPLAIGAGLVTVLVLAGCGGSGGSAGSAENANAPRASQLPVRPESTSADEQDEQETATAQISTFALDVDTASYGYARRALGEGRWPEPDRIRPEEWVNAFRQDYEQPPDDGFTVHVDGALLPGGRDEAVLRVGLQTRATEAAARRPVNLTFVVDVSGSMAETGRLDLVKSSLRTLLDQLAPGDQVSIVAFSDEAEVLASMTPLTARAELLAAVDRLDVEGGTNLESGLVTGYQEAAKAFRPAATNRVILLSDGLANQGETAWQGILAQVKEYAGRQVTLLTVGVGREYGDTLMEQLADNGDGMAVYVSSQEDADKLFTTQLTATVELRARDAKAQVVFNPSVVDTYRLIGYENRALSTEEFRDDSRDGGEIGPGHAVTALYALKLKPGARGQLAQATVRWQDPDTREASEAGKSLRAADLAKGVWDKGTPVRLQVDVLVAAFAMYLREREAFGLGLPDLAEHSSRLASLSEDPMVTELTTLIDKARSVG
- a CDS encoding alpha/beta fold hydrolase — protein: MTRHVLITPPVRLGETVLPDGRRLARAEWGPATGTPVVLCPGAGTSRWLGFGADVVDELGVRLISLDRPGLGSSDPDAGRTLTSWAADVAALGLDEPRVVGFSQGAPFALACAFVPGVRRVAVVSGADEVATMTGALPGHFRELVETVAADPAAAETFFSSLTPDALWDMIVPNSPAVDRAVYEQPEFARAYRRAMAEAFAQGPAGYARDSVLAMSPWPFPLAEVAVPVDLWYGDLDLHHSPDQGLTLSRRIRGARRHLVPGAGGSLLWTHAGPILRALLE